The genomic DNA ACCGGCGAGGACGTCGGAACGGCGACCAACACCCTGCAGCAAGCGGGCTTCACGGTCGGCCAGCAGGCTCAACAGTCGAACCAGCCCACCGGCACCGTCGTCAACCAGAGCCCATCAGGCAACAGCCAGGCCGCCCAGGGATCGAAGGTGACCCTGACCGTCTCGAGCGGGCCGGCCCAGGTCACCGTCCCCGACGTGGTAGGCGAGGACCAGTCCACGGCGGCCAACCGCCTGGGCAGCGCCGGGCTCACCCTCGGGAACGTCAGCAACCAGCCCTCGGCCACGGTGCCCAGCGGCAGCGTGGTCAGCACCAGCCCGTCGGCCGGGACCAAGGTGAATCCGGGCTCCACCGTCAACCTCGTCGTCTCCAGCGGGCAGCCCCCGCCCGCTCAGGCTCAGGCGCAGGTGCCCGACGTCACGGGCCAGACCCAGTCCCAGGCCAAGCAGACCTTGACCGCCGCCGGCTTCAACCCGCAGGCGCAGGCGCAGCCGGTGAGCGATCCGACCCAGAACGGCGTCGTGATAAGCCAGAACCCGCCCGGTGGCACCACGGCCAACCAGGGGTCGGTGGTGACGTTCACCGTCGGCAAGTTCTCCGGCGGCGGCACGACTACCACCAACCCGATCGTCCCCTAGATGGCGTCCTCTCGGCTGCCGGGGCGCCGCCGGCCCAAGCCCGGGCGCACGACCGAGCGGAAGCCCGGCCGCACGACCGAGCGAACGTCAGGGCGCTACACCCCCCCAGTCCCCCGGGCCAAGAAGGTCAGCCCGCGGTGGGTCCCCGTCGTGATGCTGG from Acidimicrobiales bacterium includes the following:
- a CDS encoding cell division protein CrgA, with the translated sequence MASSRLPGRRRPKPGRTTERKPGRTTERTSGRYTPPVPRAKKVSPRWVPVVMLACLVLGVIVVVINYLGVLPGGASNWYLLLGLGLIAAGFITATQYR